In ANME-2 cluster archaeon, a single genomic region encodes these proteins:
- a CDS encoding sulfite exporter TauE/SafE family protein produces MDLITAVIALSITGMLVGLASGLLGIGGCFIMVPVLYWVYTSMGFSSDIAIRVAFGTNLLVVLSTVLSSAFGHNKMGTVWWRAAIFIGIAGAIGAVIGATIASHLPGEVLKIIFVLGILAGAFRMVTIKPPKTGQEPEDNPVLWAAWGFPIGIVSGMIGIGGGILMIPVMILVLKFKMHQAVGTSAAIMIFTSIGGVFGYIINGLGVEGIPPHSIGYVNLTSWLVLAATSVPMAQVGVIVAHKLPAKQLRYIFITMMIYMSLKMIGVFSWLGLPI; encoded by the coding sequence ATGGATCTAATAACTGCAGTCATTGCACTTTCCATCACAGGGATGTTGGTCGGGCTTGCCAGCGGGCTGCTCGGGATTGGCGGGTGTTTTATCATGGTCCCTGTGCTGTACTGGGTCTATACATCTATGGGATTTTCATCTGATATTGCAATTAGGGTAGCTTTCGGGACGAACCTGCTTGTTGTGCTGTCAACAGTGCTGAGCAGTGCCTTTGGTCATAATAAGATGGGTACGGTCTGGTGGAGAGCAGCCATCTTTATTGGTATCGCAGGTGCAATCGGAGCAGTGATCGGAGCTACTATAGCTTCACATCTCCCGGGTGAAGTGTTAAAGATAATTTTTGTTCTTGGAATTCTTGCAGGTGCGTTTCGGATGGTTACTATAAAACCACCAAAAACAGGACAAGAGCCTGAGGATAATCCCGTTCTATGGGCTGCATGGGGTTTTCCGATCGGCATTGTTAGCGGTATGATAGGGATCGGTGGAGGTATATTGATGATCCCTGTAATGATACTTGTACTAAAATTTAAAATGCACCAGGCTGTCGGGACATCGGCTGCCATTATGATATTTACCAGTATTGGGGGGGTGTTCGGTTATATCATTAATGGACTTGGAGTTGAGGGGATCCCACCTCACTCGATCGGATATGTAAACCTGACTTCATGGCTTGTGCTTGCAGCTACGAGTGTACCGATGGCACAAGTAGGTGTAATAGTGGCTCATAAGCTGCCGGCAAAGCAGTTGAGGTATATTTTCATTACTATGATGATATATATGAGCCTGAAGATGATCGGAGTATTCAGCTGGCTTGGACTGCCGATATAA
- a CDS encoding DUF433 domain-containing protein — translation MQRHLIQSDPAIMMGKPVIAGTRITVELILEKLAASESIEQIIEEYPRLTEEKIRAACSPHVWE, via the coding sequence ATGCAAAGACATCTTATCCAATCCGACCCGGCAATCATGATGGGCAAGCCTGTAATTGCAGGTACGCGTATTACAGTGGAATTAATCCTGGAAAAACTTGCTGCTAGCGAGAGCATTGAACAGATCATCGAGGAATACCCACGCCTGACAGAAGAAAAGATCCGTGCTGCGTGTTCCCCACATGTATGGGAATAA
- the larA gene encoding nickel-dependent lactate racemase → MKLELPFGNTSVSLNIPDTHKIEAVVPTKYCINSDPETIILEALQNPTAKGRLSEIVQPGDRVAILVSDTTRSVPTAVLLPPLLNKLLAANVEKQNISIIFGLGIHRHQTEEERINIVGPDIYREFQCIDHDRDQCIHLGTTSRGTPVEVFRHVAESDIVICTGNIEHHYFAGYTGGLKAVLPGVSSGRSIEANHALMTKEGTTAGNPDCPVRADIEEAGNILGVDFILNVILNSDKKIVGAMAGHPVKAHRAGTALVDAMYKHTVEAADIVVVSQGGWPKDIDLFQSHKALEHVKATVKPGGAIILVARCSEGLGNTVFEEWINAVAGPVEAIERLNNGFLQGGHKAALVGKLALKFTLYLVSDLPPEVARKAYFKPVSSVQEAFDMASADHGPDARVLVVPYGGSTLVTGSSSLSPGFT, encoded by the coding sequence ATGAAGCTGGAACTGCCATTTGGAAACACATCAGTATCACTAAATATCCCTGATACGCACAAGATAGAAGCAGTAGTCCCAACTAAATATTGCATTAATTCAGACCCCGAGACTATTATCCTAGAAGCACTGCAAAATCCAACAGCTAAGGGACGCTTGAGCGAAATAGTACAGCCTGGTGACAGGGTAGCCATTCTCGTTAGCGATACCACCCGCTCAGTGCCAACAGCAGTGTTATTACCCCCCCTGCTCAACAAACTACTGGCCGCCAACGTGGAAAAACAGAATATCAGCATAATATTCGGCCTGGGTATTCACCGGCACCAGACCGAAGAGGAGAGGATCAACATCGTAGGCCCGGATATCTACCGGGAATTCCAGTGTATCGACCATGATAGGGACCAGTGCATCCATCTCGGGACCACTTCAAGGGGGACACCTGTGGAAGTGTTCCGGCATGTGGCCGAATCTGACATTGTTATCTGCACAGGCAATATCGAACATCACTATTTTGCAGGATATACAGGCGGGTTAAAGGCAGTACTTCCGGGTGTCAGTTCAGGCAGGTCGATTGAAGCGAACCACGCACTGATGACAAAAGAGGGGACTACTGCCGGAAACCCGGACTGCCCGGTTCGTGCCGACATTGAGGAAGCCGGGAATATCCTTGGTGTTGATTTTATACTGAATGTTATACTCAATAGCGATAAGAAAATAGTCGGTGCAATGGCAGGACATCCTGTCAAGGCCCACAGGGCAGGGACTGCGCTGGTGGATGCAATGTACAAGCATACAGTGGAAGCTGCAGATATTGTGGTCGTATCACAGGGAGGCTGGCCCAAGGATATAGACCTGTTCCAGTCACATAAAGCACTGGAGCATGTTAAAGCCACAGTGAAGCCCGGAGGTGCCATTATCCTGGTCGCCCGGTGTAGTGAAGGACTGGGGAATACCGTATTTGAAGAATGGATCAATGCAGTGGCGGGTCCAGTGGAGGCTATTGAGCGGTTGAACAATGGTTTTTTACAGGGCGGACATAAAGCTGCACTGGTTGGTAAACTGGCTCTGAAGTTTACGTTGTATCTTGTTTCAGACCTGCCGCCTGAAGTGGCAAGAAAAGCGTATTTCAAGCCGGTTTCCAGTGTACAGGAAGCATTTGATATGGCATCGGCAGATCATGGGCCTGACGCCCGGGTCCTGGTGGTACCGTACGGCGGGTCCACACTGGTTACAGGTAGCTCCTCGCTGTCACCTGGTTTTACTTGA
- a CDS encoding NADAR family protein: MPDDIYFYERTKGRTDGRCRFLSNFYKAMMIIDNKEYATVEHYFQSMKHAGTELEEKIKLASTPAKSKKLAWTRELPPDWPEMKEGVMLRAMRAKFSQHSKLADRLLATGNACLHEDSPTDMYWGVKGLDRSGKLLMMVRGELLEETSRKDYK; this comes from the coding sequence ATGCCTGATGATATTTACTTCTATGAAAGGACCAAAGGCAGGACGGATGGAAGATGCAGGTTCCTGTCAAATTTCTACAAGGCCATGATGATCATAGATAATAAGGAATATGCCACTGTCGAGCACTATTTCCAGTCTATGAAGCATGCAGGAACTGAACTGGAAGAAAAGATAAAGCTAGCCTCTACTCCTGCAAAATCCAAAAAACTTGCATGGACCAGGGAACTGCCGCCCGATTGGCCAGAGATGAAAGAGGGTGTTATGCTTAGAGCAATGCGGGCCAAGTTCAGCCAGCACTCCAAACTTGCTGATAGGCTCCTTGCTACAGGAAATGCCTGCTTGCATGAGGACTCGCCTACTGATATGTACTGGGGTGTGAAAGGGCTGGACAGAAGCGGTAAATTGCTAATGATGGTGAGGGGTGAACTGCTTGAAGAAACATCAAGAAAGGATTACAAATGA
- a CDS encoding NTP transferase domain-containing protein: MDALVMAGGRGSRMKLPIEKPMLEINGKKLIEYVLDVLAGARHVDRIYIAASSNGPDTLKWLEDCSLDIHVINTPGSGYVFDMVAAVEEAGIKGPVIMVMADLPLITSKMIDEIIQRYNEVSQPALSVYSLLSICRSNGLRPDTVFNKDGQLIVPSGINILDADNIRKEQEDYNYILENHRLAVNVNTMEDLEVCSRLMKDDGF, encoded by the coding sequence ATGGATGCCCTGGTGATGGCAGGCGGACGGGGCAGCCGCATGAAGCTGCCTATCGAAAAGCCCATGCTTGAGATCAATGGCAAGAAACTCATTGAATACGTACTTGATGTTTTGGCAGGGGCCAGGCATGTGGACCGGATATATATAGCAGCTTCTTCCAACGGGCCTGATACCCTGAAATGGCTTGAAGATTGCAGCCTTGACATCCATGTGATCAATACACCCGGAAGTGGTTATGTTTTTGATATGGTAGCTGCTGTTGAGGAGGCAGGCATCAAAGGACCGGTTATTATGGTCATGGCCGACCTGCCCCTGATCACTTCTAAGATGATAGATGAAATAATACAAAGGTACAATGAGGTGTCCCAACCTGCGCTTTCTGTATATAGCCTGTTGTCAATTTGCAGGAGCAATGGGCTGCGGCCCGATACGGTTTTTAACAAGGATGGACAGTTGATCGTACCTTCTGGAATAAATATCCTTGATGCTGACAATATACGCAAGGAGCAGGAAGATTATAATTATATACTTGAGAACCACAGGCTGGCTGTGAATGTTAATACGATGGAGGACCTGGAGGTTTGTTCCAGGTTGATGAAAGATGATGGGTTCTGA
- the cobS gene encoding adenosylcobinamide-GDP ribazoletransferase yields MNLFDGLLGAIGFLTTLPAGKTDRFVHLQKRTYLFPVAGVLIGIILGVIATILMVLLPGQPGIFSVLMIISIYLFTGFNHLDALSDFGDGITAHGSREKKVRALKDMALGTGGVAFIVFYFLLLFVFIQSLATLEIGTRWGFGIGISLLVAEVASKHSMITTACPGQPIHQGMGSVIADNTGPWQLLVSFLISALVCTVAMGMAGLVVLVMAMLSSVVVLVISKRHFGGINGDCIGTSNELARMVALGTIFTIYAGGLVAWMPW; encoded by the coding sequence ATGAACCTGTTTGACGGACTACTGGGTGCTATTGGGTTTTTAACTACATTACCGGCCGGGAAAACTGACAGGTTCGTGCACCTTCAAAAACGGACATACCTTTTCCCTGTGGCAGGGGTACTTATCGGCATAATCCTGGGAGTAATAGCTACCATATTAATGGTCCTGCTTCCCGGCCAGCCAGGTATTTTTTCAGTACTGATGATCATATCAATTTATTTATTTACAGGTTTCAACCACCTTGACGCCCTGTCTGATTTCGGGGATGGTATCACTGCCCACGGCAGCAGGGAAAAAAAGGTCAGAGCATTAAAGGACATGGCTCTAGGTACTGGTGGTGTTGCCTTTATTGTATTCTATTTTTTACTTTTATTTGTGTTCATCCAGTCACTTGCAACACTTGAGATAGGCACTCGTTGGGGATTTGGAATTGGCATATCCCTGCTTGTGGCTGAAGTGGCATCCAAACACTCCATGATCACAACTGCCTGCCCGGGACAGCCCATTCACCAGGGGATGGGGTCTGTGATAGCAGATAATACCGGTCCCTGGCAGTTGTTGGTAAGTTTTCTTATTTCGGCGCTTGTCTGTACGGTGGCGATGGGGATGGCAGGACTTGTTGTACTGGTGATGGCAATGCTGTCATCTGTTGTTGTGTTAGTGATATCGAAACGGCATTTCGGAGGAATTAACGGGGATTGTATCGGTACTTCCAATGAACTGGCGCGCATGGTGGCACTTGGAACTATATTCACCATCTATGCGGGGGGACTGGTAGCATGGATGCCCTGGTGA
- the cobZ gene encoding alpha-ribazole phosphatase CobZ: protein MKLSDSPVAEKSDTPEVIDTTFDRDIRDILSGIGLTEEMLLSAAMELYVPHPGIETKEKAEAVFKQELDVALSDPNLCILVYAGILLEQAGKAGELPNLSRDSYERDLTFLVCDEVLGMSIATYIAGHKGMFEYVRFDKLKPGIISELGPFMDDVIAGLIGGVSSSMYTRAGV from the coding sequence ATGAAACTCTCAGACAGCCCGGTGGCAGAAAAAAGTGATACTCCTGAAGTGATCGACACCACATTCGACCGTGATATCAGGGATATCCTCTCAGGAATTGGACTAACTGAAGAAATGCTCCTCTCAGCTGCCATGGAACTCTATGTCCCCCATCCCGGGATAGAGACAAAAGAAAAGGCTGAAGCAGTGTTCAAGCAAGAACTGGACGTGGCCTTAAGCGACCCCAACCTGTGTATCCTGGTCTATGCGGGCATCCTGCTTGAACAGGCAGGCAAGGCAGGCGAGCTGCCCAACCTTAGCAGGGACTCGTATGAAAGGGACCTGACATTTTTGGTATGTGATGAAGTGCTGGGCATGAGCATAGCCACATACATAGCCGGACACAAGGGTATGTTCGAGTATGTGAGGTTCGACAAACTCAAACCCGGCATTATCAGTGAGCTTGGACCCTTTATGGATGATGTGATAGCAGGTCTTATCGGCGGAGTATCCTCAAGCATGTATACCAGGGCGGGGGTATGA
- a CDS encoding cobalamin biosynthesis protein produces the protein MNMPDAIFTYSIEVLVLAIAMDVLFGEPPGILHPVVWMGKGIISLQGLATGFKDKSFGMFMVAAMTGISFLAGLLVVSTQFILPKTITLLLMAYFLKSTFSFRMLLTSGNGIMTGLLSGHPDAARNDLKALVSRDTSGMDEPHIASAVIESVSENFVDTILSPLFFYLILGLPGALAYKAVNTLDSMVGYRNKEFIELGWASARFDDILNWIPARLSLIFIVVGAVFTGSPVHAIRTCLKYRGQTPSPNSGWPMASTAGALGVRLEKQGHYVLGGDFSLPVAADIARANKLVGMASVLLFMSTTVVIYLIQMGTLIR, from the coding sequence ATGAATATGCCGGATGCTATCTTTACCTACAGTATTGAGGTACTGGTGCTGGCTATTGCCATGGATGTCCTGTTCGGTGAACCGCCAGGCATTCTTCATCCTGTGGTCTGGATGGGAAAGGGTATCATATCCCTCCAGGGTCTGGCCACCGGGTTTAAGGATAAGAGTTTCGGGATGTTTATGGTTGCGGCTATGACAGGTATATCCTTTCTGGCAGGTCTGCTGGTTGTGAGCACACAATTCATTCTACCTAAAACTATTACATTGCTGTTAATGGCCTATTTCCTGAAATCCACATTCTCGTTTCGGATGCTGCTGACTTCCGGGAACGGGATCATGACAGGATTGCTATCTGGTCATCCGGATGCAGCACGGAATGACCTGAAGGCACTGGTGAGCAGGGATACGTCAGGTATGGATGAGCCACACATAGCATCAGCAGTGATCGAGTCGGTCTCTGAGAATTTTGTGGATACGATCCTGTCGCCGCTGTTTTTTTATCTTATCCTGGGTCTGCCAGGGGCCCTTGCGTATAAGGCAGTGAACACCCTGGATTCCATGGTGGGATACAGGAACAAGGAATTTATTGAACTGGGATGGGCATCTGCCCGTTTTGACGACATCCTCAACTGGATACCTGCCAGATTGTCCCTGATATTTATTGTTGTAGGGGCTGTATTTACAGGAAGCCCGGTACATGCCATCAGGACATGCCTGAAGTACAGGGGACAAACACCCTCACCAAACTCTGGCTGGCCCATGGCCTCGACTGCGGGGGCACTGGGAGTACGGCTGGAAAAACAGGGGCATTATGTGCTCGGTGGAGATTTTAGCCTGCCTGTGGCTGCAGATATTGCACGGGCTAATAAGCTGGTGGGCATGGCTTCGGTACTGCTGTTTATGTCGACCACGGTTGTAATATATTTAATTCAGATGGGAACCCTTATAAGATGA
- a CDS encoding aminotransferase class I/II-fold pyridoxal phosphate-dependent enzyme — protein sequence MTELLDFSANFNPLGPPDMGAIEKIAIHAINDIEWYPDNRYPDFKRAAAVFAGVDPENIIPANGSSELIRLIAETILNVGDTVILPQPTFGEYELNIKLMGAVPKHIEYRNVYRNIGFITDEMLAASKAVFICNPNNPTGTLIPKPELEKLALKCQENETFLIIDEAFIELADPGHSMAVKVNENPFIIIMRSLTKVFAIPGVRIGYGIAHPDVANRMENVRIPWNLGTISTALGTWLLEKHAADPSYLERSRELIHTERDWLMNHLSLVRGFDPLPSDTNFIMVRIRDFSMDSREIDLRLRSLGILIRDCGSFRRVGRDYIRVAVRIREDNQKLIDALAESVTQWGREQAEMKIDEALHKGKIASRTNCEYYPCHFEGQDCTFCFCPFYPCNDERTGGHMVERSTGGQVWSCEGCDLVHRPEVANPILEALMACEGKPEDIKDIWKKVMEPML from the coding sequence ATGACCGAATTACTGGATTTCAGTGCCAACTTCAACCCCTTAGGTCCACCTGATATGGGGGCAATCGAAAAAATTGCAATACATGCAATTAATGATATTGAGTGGTATCCTGACAATCGTTATCCGGATTTTAAGAGGGCAGCTGCCGTATTTGCAGGCGTGGATCCTGAAAATATTATTCCTGCCAATGGCTCTTCCGAGCTGATAAGACTAATAGCCGAGACCATCCTGAACGTGGGTGATACTGTAATATTGCCCCAACCTACTTTTGGTGAATATGAGCTAAACATTAAACTGATGGGTGCAGTACCAAAACACATCGAGTACAGGAACGTGTACCGCAATATCGGGTTTATTACCGATGAGATGCTTGCTGCGTCAAAAGCTGTGTTCATATGCAATCCGAATAATCCAACCGGCACGCTTATCCCAAAGCCGGAGCTGGAAAAACTGGCCCTGAAGTGCCAGGAAAATGAAACATTCCTGATAATCGATGAAGCATTCATTGAACTCGCTGACCCTGGCCACAGCATGGCTGTGAAGGTTAACGAGAACCCCTTTATTATAATTATGCGTTCCCTTACCAAGGTATTTGCCATTCCAGGGGTCAGGATCGGGTACGGTATTGCACATCCTGATGTGGCAAACCGGATGGAAAATGTCAGGATACCCTGGAATTTGGGTACAATATCTACAGCCCTGGGTACCTGGTTGCTGGAAAAACATGCTGCTGACCCATCGTACCTTGAACGTTCAAGAGAGTTGATCCATACTGAGCGGGACTGGTTGATGAACCATCTATCCCTTGTAAGGGGTTTTGACCCGCTGCCCAGCGATACCAACTTCATCATGGTCAGGATACGGGATTTCAGCATGGATTCCAGGGAGATCGACCTGCGCTTGCGCAGTCTTGGAATCCTTATACGTGACTGCGGATCATTCAGGCGGGTTGGCAGGGACTATATCAGGGTGGCGGTAAGGATCCGGGAAGATAACCAAAAACTGATAGATGCACTGGCCGAATCAGTCACCCAGTGGGGCAGGGAACAGGCAGAGATGAAGATAGATGAGGCCCTTCACAAGGGTAAGATCGCCAGCAGGACCAACTGTGAATACTATCCCTGCCATTTTGAGGGCCAGGACTGTACATTCTGTTTCTGTCCTTTCTATCCCTGTAATGATGAAAGGACCGGAGGTCATATGGTCGAAAGGTCAACGGGCGGGCAGGTGTGGAGCTGTGAAGGGTGTGACCTGGTACACCGCCCTGAAGTTGCCAATCCCATCCTTGAAGCATTGATGGCCTGCGAGGGTAAACCGGAAGATATCAAAGACATCTGGAAAAAAGTAATGGAACCCATGTTATGA
- a CDS encoding DUF1699 family protein codes for MKIRVVSSKDEISTLDSDEQIVHLAFRPSNKDIFALANRCPGLKALHIPSSYKKTVSKSIGMFLEMQQIKLMEGDVWGHRKDINEYYEIKASIMDRISDLKKEGVSEKKIHTKMTEETRLSPDLISFLIKN; via the coding sequence GTGAAAATTCGAGTTGTAAGTTCAAAGGACGAAATTAGCACATTGGATTCAGATGAACAGATAGTACACCTAGCTTTCAGGCCTTCCAACAAAGACATTTTTGCCCTGGCCAATAGATGTCCCGGGCTCAAGGCACTTCACATTCCAAGTTCCTATAAAAAGACTGTTTCTAAGTCTATTGGAATGTTTTTGGAAATGCAACAAATCAAGCTTATGGAAGGCGATGTATGGGGACACCGCAAGGATATTAACGAATACTACGAGATCAAGGCAAGTATCATGGATCGGATCAGCGATCTGAAGAAGGAAGGAGTTTCTGAAAAGAAGATACACACTAAAATGACTGAGGAGACTCGACTAAGTCCTGATCTTATCAGCTTCCTCATTAAAAATTAA
- a CDS encoding HD domain-containing protein, protein MQPAGNIHDPLHGHIPISHLESLLIGTREMQRLRRIQQLGLADIAFPGANHTRYEHSIGAMYVANLIARTLGLDETEVQKVRVAALLHDVGHSAFSHSVEAVLARNPDYMPVINGIRFSSHETFTAHIITNNFPMYDSIAGEVISQFGVDVNVFFKEVSAMATGDVENSGKPYLSQIVSGDIDADRIDFLMRDSYHTGVSLGLIDVEQIVGSLILDNDRIVLGGTDSYEEDMAIAAAESMLIARSHHYSAIIHNPVTQSVRAMLLRALEDTLDTMDDRTAIVLSLSEFFTIFNDGDLLDFIRQQGPPSARDMLQRIREGRICNTAVRFNQKTLKPSIRMALSTIARYGAAKKMFERELAKRFSRHYGIPVLIDLSVAKGVPKGTRILRGGEEHFLYDESALANGLVRSISRQISLCVFSGIKPGELEVISGDILATIEELSPDLLRFIRNEKYLNIEGVMLLFYCLHNMFSKEDGTRLLIPRIRNITCLYELVRHLGLQERLGNLLDYRFHDRYGFPYSDSLFEDIQKLTAMGLVDEDLRYYDMNGHWSQRYEYVLSREGVEYGKSIAGYYPKEMKQISDYLDRHKHEIPRDMVYIHTDRYNR, encoded by the coding sequence ATGCAACCTGCCGGAAATATCCATGATCCCCTACACGGGCATATTCCCATAAGCCATCTGGAGTCTCTTCTTATCGGGACCCGTGAGATGCAACGGCTGCGGCGTATCCAGCAGTTGGGGCTTGCAGATATTGCATTTCCAGGTGCCAACCACACCAGGTATGAGCACAGCATAGGTGCTATGTATGTGGCAAACCTTATCGCACGAACCCTGGGACTGGATGAAACCGAAGTGCAGAAGGTAAGAGTGGCTGCATTGCTGCACGATGTAGGGCATTCCGCGTTCTCCCACTCTGTAGAGGCAGTACTGGCAAGGAACCCGGATTATATGCCTGTGATAAACGGGATACGATTTTCCAGCCATGAAACGTTCACGGCCCACATAATTACAAATAATTTCCCAATGTATGACAGCATAGCAGGTGAGGTAATATCCCAATTCGGGGTCGATGTCAATGTTTTCTTCAAAGAGGTCTCTGCAATGGCTACAGGGGATGTTGAGAATTCAGGGAAACCCTATCTATCCCAGATAGTGTCTGGTGATATCGATGCCGACAGGATCGATTTTCTCATGCGTGATTCATACCATACAGGTGTGTCCCTGGGACTGATCGATGTGGAGCAGATCGTCGGCAGCCTGATCCTGGATAACGACCGCATTGTGCTGGGTGGTACTGATAGTTATGAGGAAGATATGGCCATAGCGGCAGCAGAATCAATGCTTATTGCCCGCTCACACCACTATTCTGCCATTATCCATAATCCGGTAACCCAGAGCGTTCGTGCAATGCTGCTCAGGGCCCTGGAAGATACCCTTGATACGATGGATGATCGCACTGCCATTGTACTGAGTCTCTCTGAGTTCTTTACGATCTTTAATGATGGCGACCTGCTGGATTTTATCAGGCAGCAAGGTCCCCCTTCTGCAAGGGATATGCTCCAGCGCATCAGGGAAGGGAGGATATGTAATACTGCTGTACGGTTCAACCAGAAAACACTAAAACCCAGTATAAGGATGGCACTGTCCACTATTGCACGCTACGGTGCTGCCAAGAAGATGTTCGAGCGGGAATTGGCTAAGCGCTTTTCCCGGCACTATGGCATACCTGTGCTGATCGACCTGTCAGTAGCAAAGGGTGTACCAAAGGGCACCCGTATCCTGAGGGGTGGGGAAGAACACTTCCTGTATGATGAATCGGCCCTTGCCAATGGCCTGGTAAGGTCCATATCCCGCCAGATATCCCTGTGTGTGTTCTCAGGAATAAAACCAGGGGAACTGGAGGTCATATCCGGTGACATACTGGCCACGATCGAGGAGCTGTCCCCTGACCTTTTACGTTTTATCAGGAACGAGAAATACCTGAACATCGAAGGCGTTATGCTGCTGTTCTACTGCCTGCATAACATGTTCTCCAAGGAAGATGGTACGCGATTGTTGATCCCGCGCATCAGGAACATTACCTGTCTGTACGAGTTGGTCAGGCACCTGGGACTGCAGGAACGTCTGGGTAACCTGCTGGATTACCGCTTCCATGACAGGTACGGGTTCCCCTATTCGGACAGCCTGTTCGAGGATATCCAGAAATTGACAGCCATGGGCCTGGTGGACGAGGACCTGCGTTATTATGACATGAATGGTCACTGGTCCCAGAGATATGAATATGTACTGAGCAGGGAGGGTGTTGAGTACGGGAAGAGTATCGCAGGGTATTATCCTAAAGAGATGAAACAAATAAGCGATTACCTGGACCGGCACAAACACGAGATACCCAGGGATATGGTGTACATACACACGGACAGGTACAACCGATAA